The following proteins come from a genomic window of Flavobacterium eburneipallidum:
- a CDS encoding PorV/PorQ family protein yields MNIGVDAAALGMSNAMTASTNDVNAGYWNPAGLVHLEDHQISLMHANYFANIAQYDYIAYANTIDDQSAWGISLIRFGVDDIMNTTQLIDSQGNIDYNRISLFSTADYGVTFSYARKLQVPGFQYGVNAKVIRRIIGKFASSWGFGFDAGIQFEKNDWQFGLMLRDITTTYNVWNIDEAEYQKIADAIPGQNQELPESTEITAPKAQLGLSKKFLFHYDYSLLAAANLNVVFAQTNDIISTSFASVDPALGFEFGYTDLVFLRAGVGNFQNVQQIDNTEKIGFQPNIGLGFKYKGIQVDYALTDLGNQSAALYSNIFSVKVDLGVFRN; encoded by the coding sequence ATGAATATCGGTGTCGATGCTGCTGCATTAGGAATGTCTAACGCCATGACTGCAAGCACTAATGACGTAAATGCTGGCTACTGGAATCCCGCAGGATTAGTCCATCTGGAAGACCACCAAATTTCGTTAATGCACGCCAATTATTTTGCTAATATTGCCCAATACGACTACATTGCTTACGCTAATACTATTGATGATCAAAGTGCTTGGGGAATTTCCTTAATTCGTTTTGGGGTGGATGATATTATGAATACTACACAACTCATCGATAGCCAAGGAAATATTGATTACAATAGAATCAGTCTTTTTTCTACAGCCGATTATGGGGTTACTTTTTCGTATGCCCGAAAATTACAAGTGCCTGGATTTCAATATGGGGTAAATGCCAAAGTAATTCGTCGAATTATAGGAAAATTTGCCAGCTCTTGGGGTTTTGGGTTTGATGCTGGAATTCAATTCGAAAAAAATGACTGGCAATTTGGCTTGATGCTTCGTGATATTACAACTACTTATAATGTTTGGAACATTGACGAAGCCGAATATCAAAAAATAGCCGATGCCATTCCGGGACAAAACCAAGAATTACCTGAAAGCACTGAAATTACTGCTCCAAAAGCACAATTGGGATTGTCTAAAAAGTTCCTATTTCATTATGACTATAGCCTTTTGGCTGCAGCCAATTTGAATGTTGTTTTCGCTCAAACCAACGATATTATTTCAACAAGTTTTGCTAGTGTTGATCCTGCTTTAGGATTTGAATTTGGTTATACCGATTTAGTTTTCTTAAGAGCTGGAGTGGGAAATTTTCAAAACGTACAACAAATTGACAATACCGAAAAAATAGGATTCCAACCTAATATTGGTTTGGGTTTCAAATACAAAGGCATTCAAGTTGATTATGCCTTGACCGATTTAGGCAATCAAAGTGCTGCTTTGTATTCGAATATTTTTTCGGTAAAAGTAGATTTGGGAGTTTTTAGAAATTAA
- a CDS encoding DUF4105 domain-containing protein — MISILKKTVFFALLIISNIVFSQNLPLSEKAKVSVITCDTGNESYSLFGHTAIRITDIDNNLDVVYNYGAFDFATPNFVAKFAKGDLQYFAIAHSFQDFLNQYTFEQRTVFEQELLISRAYKQKLFDNLNAVLASEKKYYTYKFIDKNCTSMVVDILNQTLGSKIIFKKTDTDKTYRSILYPYFDNSFYEKLGTSIIFGKKVDELGTRIFLPLELHKNLATTQFGNQLLSKKSETLLEFKKETSKSWWNTIYTLIAFLAIVVILNKRSVDLFYLTLMGVFGIFFVFMGFYSFHLELEYNYNILLFNPFLLLLIYFYARQNRKWIINSGYLNVFLVLIYVVFMLNKIHLLIVLPFVLTNIILLTRIIIKNSKRIPVII, encoded by the coding sequence ATGATTTCAATACTAAAAAAAACAGTTTTTTTTGCACTGCTTATCATCTCAAACATTGTTTTTTCTCAAAACCTTCCTCTTTCTGAAAAAGCTAAAGTAAGTGTTATCACTTGCGATACAGGCAACGAATCCTATTCGCTTTTTGGACATACGGCGATACGAATAACCGACATTGATAATAACTTGGATGTGGTTTACAACTACGGCGCATTTGATTTTGCTACACCCAATTTTGTTGCCAAATTTGCCAAAGGCGATTTACAATATTTTGCTATTGCGCATTCTTTTCAAGACTTTTTGAATCAATATACCTTTGAACAGCGAACCGTTTTTGAGCAAGAATTATTGATTTCAAGAGCCTACAAACAAAAATTATTCGACAATTTGAATGCTGTTTTAGCATCTGAAAAAAAGTATTATACTTATAAATTTATCGACAAAAACTGCACTTCGATGGTGGTGGATATATTGAATCAAACATTAGGTTCGAAAATAATTTTCAAGAAAACAGATACTGACAAAACCTACCGAAGTATCTTGTATCCTTATTTTGATAATTCCTTTTATGAAAAATTAGGCACGAGTATTATCTTCGGAAAAAAAGTGGATGAATTGGGAACACGAATCTTTTTGCCATTAGAACTACATAAAAATTTAGCCACAACTCAATTTGGAAATCAATTACTTTCCAAAAAAAGCGAAACGCTGTTAGAATTTAAAAAAGAAACCTCAAAATCTTGGTGGAATACCATTTATACTTTGATTGCTTTTCTTGCTATTGTTGTAATTTTAAACAAAAGAAGCGTCGATTTGTTTTACTTGACGCTTATGGGAGTATTCGGAATCTTCTTTGTATTTATGGGATTTTATTCGTTTCACCTTGAGTTAGAATACAATTACAACATTTTATTATTTAATCCCTTTTTGTTGCTTTTGATTTATTTTTATGCTAGACAAAACAGAAAATGGATTATCAATTCGGGCTATTTGAATGTGTTTTTAGTACTTATTTATGTCGTTTTTATGCTAAACAAAATACATTTACTGATTGTATTACCATTTGTTTTGACAAATATTATTCTATTAACTAGAATCATAATTAAGAACAGCAAACGAATTCCTGTAATTATTTAA
- a CDS encoding exopolysaccharide biosynthesis polyprenyl glycosylphosphotransferase — protein MNNSNKIHFEVSERKVLLRSFDVIFVLVALRIVGDILDLEYLSVSTTDFNYGVLLAFYLNGIGTVFEMYNLQVASNQFQVLRSTILTASTSFLFYLLTPIFSASLPSNRIQIVIFYFTILISLLVWRIFYVKFLASNRFVQQVILVCSREQVEELVRELENSDPHYRIVAYVNTDIEKSNLPSYKYVHNLEVSELATFVKRSKLYEVVVASQKTEEITVELYQKLLHLLESGTTIREYTQVFEDKTHRIPVHHITRDFYKFFPFNRANNNQLYKINLRIMETLISIFGLLVGVLLLPIIIIGNAIGNKGSLFYTQERVGKNGKIFQIYKFRSMISNAEKEGAVFSTNNDSRVTAFGKFMRKTRIDEIPQFLNILKGDMAVIGPRPERPFFVKEIAEIMPFYETRHVIKPGLTGWAQVNYSYGESIEDSLIKLQYDLYYIKHRSLFMDLNITLKTFSTVLFYRGQ, from the coding sequence ATGAACAACAGTAATAAAATACATTTTGAAGTTTCAGAGCGAAAAGTATTACTCCGATCCTTTGATGTAATTTTTGTTTTAGTAGCCTTGCGTATTGTTGGTGATATTTTAGACTTGGAATACCTTTCTGTTTCAACAACCGATTTTAATTATGGAGTTCTTTTAGCATTCTATTTAAATGGAATCGGAACTGTTTTTGAAATGTACAATCTTCAGGTTGCCAGTAATCAATTTCAAGTTTTGCGAAGTACCATTCTTACTGCTTCAACCTCATTTTTATTCTATTTATTGACGCCAATTTTTTCAGCTTCCTTGCCTTCTAATAGAATACAAATCGTTATTTTTTACTTCACAATATTGATATCCTTGTTAGTTTGGAGAATATTTTATGTCAAATTTTTAGCATCCAATAGATTTGTACAGCAAGTAATACTAGTTTGTAGCCGAGAGCAAGTAGAGGAGCTGGTTCGAGAATTAGAAAATTCGGATCCTCATTATCGCATTGTAGCTTATGTGAATACTGATATAGAAAAGTCTAATTTGCCTAGTTATAAATATGTTCACAATCTAGAAGTTAGTGAATTAGCCACTTTTGTAAAAAGAAGTAAACTCTATGAAGTGGTTGTGGCTTCTCAAAAAACAGAAGAAATAACTGTTGAATTGTATCAAAAATTACTTCATTTGTTAGAATCGGGTACAACCATTCGCGAGTACACTCAAGTTTTTGAAGATAAAACACATCGAATTCCAGTACATCATATTACTAGAGATTTTTATAAATTTTTCCCTTTTAATAGAGCAAATAACAACCAGTTATATAAAATTAATTTGAGAATAATGGAAACATTAATTTCAATTTTTGGTTTGTTAGTAGGTGTTTTATTATTGCCAATAATAATAATTGGCAATGCCATTGGAAATAAAGGTTCGTTATTTTATACTCAAGAACGTGTGGGTAAAAATGGTAAAATTTTTCAAATATACAAGTTCAGATCCATGATTTCCAATGCCGAAAAAGAAGGAGCTGTTTTTTCTACAAATAATGATAGCAGAGTAACGGCTTTTGGAAAATTCATGCGAAAAACCAGGATTGATGAAATTCCACAATTTTTAAATATCTTAAAAGGAGATATGGCAGTTATTGGACCAAGACCCGAAAGACCTTTCTTTGTAAAGGAAATTGCCGAAATAATGCCTTTTTATGAAACTCGCCATGTTATTAAACCAGGACTTACAGGCTGGGCACAAGTTAATTATTCCTATGGAGAATCTATAGAAGATAGTTTGATAAAACTGCAATATGACTTGTATTACATCAAACACCGAAGCCTTTTTATGGATTTGAATATTACCTTAAAAACATTCAGTACCGTTTTGTTTTACCGTGGTCAGTAA
- a CDS encoding O-antigen ligase family protein, giving the protein MTRNDILYLNLILLHVAIGFLVFVFPFTSKIYGYAIFILGVYFVIKAQNRNNEALMAAAYIVGSEVFLRMTGGNPLYEISKYGVMVFVFIGMYFSGFSRNAIPYWLFLLLLIPGVIMSTFVLNVETDIKNAIAFNISGPVCLGVASLYTFRRKIPLSQINSVLLCMGLPIISCMVYLTFYTPNVRDVITSTQSSFETSGGFGPNQVATVLGLGMFIFFSRIILESKTKVMVIINLIIALNISYRGMVTFSRGGMITGLLMILLLLFFLYVKSNFDGRVKLNYLIILMAVAMMATWMYTSFQTGGLIDKRYANQDAAGRVKESQLTGREDVAKGEINAFLKNPIFGVGVGKGVEVRKAETGDGTLSHDEITRMLAEHGSLGIMGLLILFFTPLFLYLENKFNMYLLCFVTFWFLTINHAAMRTAAPAFVYSLSLLNVFLGETQTQKRKKDS; this is encoded by the coding sequence ATGACAAGAAACGACATTTTATATCTTAATTTAATCCTTTTGCATGTTGCAATCGGATTTTTGGTGTTTGTATTTCCGTTTACATCTAAAATATATGGTTATGCGATTTTTATTTTGGGAGTCTATTTTGTTATAAAAGCTCAAAATAGAAACAATGAAGCCTTAATGGCAGCCGCTTATATAGTAGGTAGCGAGGTTTTTTTGAGAATGACGGGTGGAAATCCCTTGTATGAGATTTCTAAATATGGAGTGATGGTTTTTGTTTTTATTGGAATGTATTTTAGTGGGTTTTCGAGAAACGCCATTCCATATTGGTTGTTTTTATTGCTATTGATTCCAGGTGTTATTATGTCAACATTTGTATTGAATGTGGAAACGGATATTAAAAACGCTATAGCCTTTAATATTTCGGGACCAGTATGTCTAGGAGTGGCATCGCTTTATACTTTTAGGAGAAAAATACCTTTAAGCCAAATTAATTCGGTGCTACTTTGTATGGGTTTGCCTATCATTAGTTGTATGGTATATTTAACTTTTTATACGCCTAATGTCAGGGATGTAATCACTAGTACACAATCTAGTTTTGAAACTTCGGGTGGTTTTGGTCCCAATCAGGTGGCAACGGTTTTAGGATTGGGAATGTTTATTTTCTTTTCTCGCATAATTTTAGAATCCAAGACTAAAGTTATGGTTATTATCAATTTGATTATTGCCTTAAACATTAGCTATCGAGGGATGGTCACTTTCTCTCGAGGAGGAATGATTACGGGTTTATTAATGATATTATTGCTGTTATTTTTTCTCTATGTTAAATCGAATTTTGATGGAAGAGTAAAACTGAATTATTTGATTATTTTGATGGCAGTTGCGATGATGGCTACTTGGATGTACACTTCGTTTCAAACTGGGGGACTTATTGACAAACGTTATGCCAATCAAGATGCAGCAGGAAGGGTCAAGGAAAGCCAGTTAACAGGTAGGGAAGACGTAGCCAAAGGAGAAATCAATGCCTTTTTGAAGAATCCCATTTTTGGTGTCGGAGTTGGAAAAGGAGTTGAAGTGCGTAAAGCCGAAACAGGTGATGGAACCTTATCTCACGATGAAATTACAAGGATGCTTGCCGAACATGGTTCACTGGGAATCATGGGGTTGTTGATTTTGTTTTTTACGCCTTTGTTTTTGTATTTAGAAAATAAATTCAACATGTATTTGTTGTGTTTTGTTACTTTTTGGTTTTTGACAATCAATCACGCTGCCATGCGAACTGCAGCACCAGCATTTGTTTATTCGTTATCATTATTAAATGTTTTTTTAGGCGAAACTCAAACTCAAAAAAGAAAAAAAGATTCTTAA
- a CDS encoding glycosyltransferase, with translation MRILQIIDSLEAGGAERMAVNYANALAEKIDFSGLVVSRKEGSLLNQVHPKVAYLFLNKKGAIDFRALFALRKFAIDNKVEVIHAHSTSFFLAFLLKLSCPSLQLIWHDHYGDSEFLAERPSLALRITLPFFSGIIAVNQHLKNWAEQKMNHKNVIYLPNFPSKVSETLEKTVLKGIQGKRILSLANLRVQKNHFLLLEVAKKIQFSHPDYTFHLVGKDFEDEYSNQIKKLIQDFNLENTVFIYGSRQDISNVLAQSTIAVLTSQSEGLPVALLEYGWHEKPVVVTNVGEIPLLVQDGENGFLVEAGNMESFYNSLVQLIENEILQYNFGKAFQKTVSDNYSEETVMIHYLDWLQKYNK, from the coding sequence ATGAGAATACTTCAAATTATTGATTCTCTAGAGGCTGGTGGTGCCGAACGAATGGCTGTGAATTACGCCAATGCGCTTGCAGAAAAAATAGATTTTTCAGGCTTGGTCGTTAGTCGAAAAGAAGGTTCGCTCTTGAATCAAGTCCATCCAAAAGTGGCATATTTGTTTTTAAACAAAAAAGGAGCGATTGATTTTAGAGCTCTTTTTGCATTGCGAAAATTTGCGATAGACAATAAAGTGGAAGTCATCCACGCTCACAGTACTTCTTTTTTTCTGGCTTTTCTTCTGAAATTATCTTGTCCTTCATTACAATTAATTTGGCACGATCATTATGGCGATAGCGAGTTTTTGGCTGAAAGACCTTCATTGGCTTTGCGAATTACACTTCCATTTTTTAGTGGGATTATTGCCGTAAATCAACATTTGAAAAATTGGGCAGAACAAAAAATGAATCATAAAAATGTGATTTATTTGCCTAATTTTCCTTCTAAAGTAAGTGAAACTTTAGAAAAGACTGTTTTGAAAGGAATTCAAGGAAAACGAATACTATCTTTGGCGAATTTGAGAGTACAAAAAAATCATTTTTTGTTGCTGGAAGTAGCTAAAAAAATTCAGTTTTCTCACCCAGATTATACATTTCACTTGGTTGGAAAAGATTTTGAAGATGAGTATTCAAATCAAATTAAGAAGCTGATTCAGGATTTTAATTTAGAGAATACAGTTTTTATTTATGGTTCCAGACAAGATATTTCTAATGTTTTGGCTCAATCCACAATTGCGGTTCTAACTTCGCAATCCGAAGGCTTACCTGTGGCTCTGTTAGAATACGGTTGGCACGAAAAACCAGTTGTAGTGACTAATGTAGGGGAAATTCCTTTGTTAGTTCAAGATGGTGAGAACGGTTTTTTGGTCGAAGCAGGAAATATGGAATCGTTTTATAATTCATTGGTTCAACTAATAGAAAATGAAATTTTGCAATATAATTTTGGAAAAGCATTTCAAAAAACGGTTAGTGACAATTATTCAGAAGAAACCGTAATGATACACTATTTAGACTGGTTACAAAAATATAATAAATGA
- a CDS encoding glycosyltransferase → MNFVIITHVPHLFEQNRYFAYAPYVREMNIWIKNVEKVIIVAPLSDAKKTAIDIYYEHKNIEFVEVNSFDVLNLKAIFSTFFKIPKICWQIYKAMQKADHIHLRCPGNIGLLGCLVQILFPNKIKTAKYAGNWDPKSKQPLSYKLQKWILSNPFLTRNMQVLVYGEWEGSSKNIKAFFTATYHESDKLPVVSKDFQKEIRFVFVGTLVKGKNPLYAIQLVEKLFKKGNNVALTLYGEGAERSHLEDYIVQNNLDKIILLAGNQTKEVVQKAYEQSHFVILPSESEGWPKAIAEGMFWGCVPVATPVSCVPFMLDYGKRGVLLEIDLENNVQQLKTLLQNETDFKIKSQKASDWSRKYTLDVFERDIKKLLKA, encoded by the coding sequence ATGAATTTTGTTATCATTACTCACGTACCGCATCTTTTTGAGCAGAATCGCTATTTTGCTTATGCACCTTACGTTCGAGAAATGAATATTTGGATCAAAAATGTCGAAAAAGTCATCATTGTTGCTCCTCTATCCGATGCTAAAAAGACAGCTATTGATATATATTACGAACACAAAAATATTGAATTTGTGGAAGTTAATAGTTTTGATGTCTTGAATCTCAAAGCTATTTTTAGCACTTTTTTTAAGATTCCTAAAATTTGTTGGCAAATCTACAAAGCCATGCAAAAAGCGGATCACATTCATTTGCGATGTCCAGGTAACATTGGTTTGTTGGGTTGTTTGGTTCAGATTTTATTTCCAAATAAAATAAAAACAGCCAAATATGCGGGTAATTGGGATCCAAAATCCAAGCAACCGTTGAGTTATAAATTACAAAAATGGATTTTATCCAATCCTTTTTTGACTCGAAATATGCAAGTTTTGGTTTATGGCGAATGGGAGGGAAGTTCAAAAAACATCAAAGCTTTTTTTACCGCCACGTATCACGAATCTGATAAATTACCTGTTGTTTCTAAAGATTTTCAAAAGGAAATTCGTTTTGTTTTTGTGGGAACTTTGGTTAAAGGTAAAAATCCGTTGTATGCCATTCAATTGGTCGAAAAATTATTTAAAAAAGGGAATAATGTTGCTTTAACTTTATACGGAGAAGGAGCAGAAAGAAGCCATTTAGAAGATTATATTGTTCAAAATAATTTAGATAAAATTATTTTGTTAGCAGGAAATCAAACTAAAGAAGTGGTTCAAAAAGCCTACGAGCAAAGCCATTTTGTGATTTTACCATCCGAAAGTGAAGGTTGGCCCAAAGCGATTGCCGAAGGAATGTTTTGGGGTTGTGTTCCTGTGGCGACTCCAGTTTCTTGTGTTCCGTTTATGTTGGATTATGGCAAACGGGGTGTTTTATTGGAAATAGATTTAGAAAATAACGTTCAACAATTAAAAACGCTGTTGCAAAACGAAACAGATTTTAAAATCAAAAGCCAAAAAGCGAGTGATTGGTCCAGAAAATACACCTTGGATGTTTTTGAAAGGGATATTAAAAAATTATTGAAAGCATGA
- a CDS encoding ParA family protein: MGKIIAIANQKGGVGKTTTSINLAASLGVLEKKVLLIDADPQANATSGLGIDVETVEIGTYQILEHSNTPKEATLKSSSPNVDVIPSHIDLVAIEIELVDKENREYMLKKALESTKDEYDYIIIDCAPSLGLLTLNALTAADSVVIPIQCEYFALEGLGKLLNTIKSIQKIHNPELDIEGLLLTMFDSRLRLSNQVVEEVQKHFNDMVFETIIQRNVKLSEAPSFGESIINYDATSKGATNYLHLAQEIIKKNS; the protein is encoded by the coding sequence ATGGGCAAAATCATTGCGATTGCTAATCAAAAAGGAGGAGTAGGAAAGACCACAACGTCTATCAATCTCGCTGCTTCACTAGGTGTTTTAGAAAAAAAAGTATTATTAATAGATGCTGATCCTCAAGCCAATGCTACATCAGGATTGGGTATTGATGTGGAAACTGTCGAAATTGGCACTTACCAAATTTTGGAGCACAGCAACACCCCAAAGGAAGCAACCCTAAAAAGTTCTTCTCCAAATGTAGATGTCATACCTTCTCATATTGACCTTGTGGCCATCGAAATTGAATTGGTGGACAAAGAAAACAGAGAATACATGCTCAAAAAAGCACTAGAAAGCACCAAAGATGAATACGATTATATCATCATTGACTGTGCGCCATCCCTTGGATTGCTTACTTTGAATGCTTTGACTGCCGCAGATTCTGTGGTAATTCCTATCCAATGCGAATATTTTGCACTCGAAGGTTTGGGTAAATTATTGAATACCATCAAAAGCATACAAAAAATTCACAATCCCGAATTAGATATCGAAGGATTGCTCTTGACCATGTTTGACTCTCGTTTGCGTTTGTCCAATCAGGTGGTTGAAGAAGTTCAAAAACATTTCAACGATATGGTTTTTGAAACTATCATTCAAAGAAATGTAAAATTGAGCGAAGCACCAAGTTTTGGTGAAAGCATTATCAACTATGACGCTACCAGCAAAGGAGCTACTAATTATTTGCATTTGGCTCAAGAAATCATAAAGAAAAACAGCTAA
- a CDS encoding ParB/RepB/Spo0J family partition protein, giving the protein MAQALKKQALGRGLSALLKDPENDIKSVTDKNADKVVGNIIELELDAIEINPFQPRSNFNEESLKELATSIKELGVIQPITVRKLDFNKYQLISGERRLRASKLVGLTTVPAYIRIANDNESLVMALVENIQRHDLDPIEIALSYQRLIDEIQLTQEQMSERVGKKRSTIANYLRLLKLDPIIQTGIRDGFISMGHGRAIINIENLDIQTDIYQKIVSQNLSVRDTEALVKNYQESLKPKPVATKSKATSFEIEDIQKNAFNSYFGTKVDVKVAGNGKGKITIPFHSEEDFNRIIKLIKG; this is encoded by the coding sequence ATGGCACAAGCACTTAAAAAACAAGCATTAGGAAGAGGTTTATCAGCATTATTGAAAGACCCTGAAAACGATATAAAATCAGTAACGGATAAAAATGCCGACAAAGTTGTTGGTAATATTATTGAATTGGAATTGGATGCTATCGAAATCAATCCGTTTCAACCTAGAAGCAATTTCAACGAAGAATCCTTAAAAGAATTAGCCACCTCTATCAAAGAATTAGGCGTTATTCAGCCGATTACCGTTCGAAAATTAGACTTTAATAAATACCAATTAATTTCGGGTGAGCGACGTCTTCGTGCTTCCAAATTGGTTGGATTGACTACCGTTCCCGCTTACATTCGAATTGCCAATGACAACGAATCGTTGGTTATGGCATTGGTGGAAAACATCCAACGTCATGATTTAGACCCTATTGAAATTGCGCTTTCGTACCAAAGATTGATTGACGAAATTCAATTGACACAAGAACAAATGAGCGAACGTGTGGGAAAAAAACGTTCTACAATTGCTAATTATTTGCGTCTTTTGAAATTAGACCCGATTATCCAAACTGGAATTCGTGATGGATTTATCAGTATGGGACACGGTCGTGCGATAATCAACATTGAAAATTTAGACATTCAAACTGATATTTATCAAAAAATCGTCAGTCAGAATCTTTCAGTTCGTGACACGGAAGCTTTAGTTAAAAATTATCAAGAAAGTTTAAAACCAAAACCAGTTGCGACTAAATCAAAAGCGACTTCTTTTGAAATTGAAGACATTCAAAAAAATGCTTTCAACTCTTATTTTGGTACTAAAGTCGATGTAAAAGTGGCTGGAAATGGCAAAGGAAAAATCACTATTCCATTTCACTCCGAAGAAGATTTTAATAGAATTATCAAACTAATAAAAGGATAG
- a CDS encoding DUF5683 domain-containing protein, with protein MGSNTVFSQKKTDTPLITKDTLKSNNIDPLTPAKAAFYSAILPGLGQAYNKKYWKIPLVYGAIGTSMYFYLDSQKSYNQYRDEYKRRLEGFERGEELKKYDDATLISAQKFYQRNRDLSALFVVGFYVLNIIDANVDAALTQFNINDDLSFKPNVYRNDVTLKSNVGLIINYSF; from the coding sequence ATGGGAAGCAATACTGTTTTTTCTCAAAAGAAAACAGACACTCCTTTGATTACCAAAGACACCTTAAAATCGAACAACATTGATCCTTTGACTCCTGCCAAAGCCGCATTTTATTCGGCAATTTTACCAGGATTAGGACAGGCTTACAACAAAAAATACTGGAAAATCCCCCTTGTGTATGGAGCCATCGGAACGAGTATGTATTTTTATTTGGACAGTCAAAAAAGCTACAACCAATACCGTGACGAATACAAACGCCGTTTGGAAGGTTTTGAAAGAGGCGAAGAGTTAAAAAAATACGATGATGCTACGCTAATTTCAGCACAAAAATTCTACCAAAGAAACCGAGATTTATCTGCCTTATTTGTGGTTGGTTTCTATGTTTTGAACATTATCGATGCCAATGTTGATGCAGCTTTAACTCAATTTAACATCAACGATGATTTATCTTTTAAACCCAATGTTTATCGAAATGATGTAACATTAAAGTCGAATGTGGGACTTATAATCAATTATAGTTTTTAG